A stretch of DNA from Curtobacterium sp. MCBD17_035:
ATGTCGTCCTTCATGCCGTTCATGCTCGCGGCGGGCTTCAGCGAGAGACCCCCGGAGTCGAAGGTGATGCCCTTGCCCACGAGCGCGAGGTGCTTCGACGCTCCGTCGGGCGCGTACCGCACGACCACGAGCCGGGGCGGCCGGACGGAGCCGCGGCCGACCCCGAGGATCCCGCCGTAGCCCTGCTCCTCGAGCGCGGCGACGTCGAGCACCTCGACGTCGAGGGGGAGACCGCGCGCTGCGTCCAGGGCGGCCTCGGCGACGTCCTCGGGCGCCATGTCGGCGGCAGCGGTGTTGACGAGGTCACGGACGAGCGCCACCGCGTCGGCGACGATCGCCGGTCGGACCGTGGCCTCGGCCGGGGCGGCCGCGAGCACCGTGATCCGTTGGTCGCCGCGGACCGGTCCGGTGGTGCCGGTGCCGCGGTGCCGGGTGAACGTGTAGGTCCCGAGGGCCGCGCCCTCGAGCGCTGCGTCCACCAGGTCCTCGTGATCGGTCGGGAGGCCCAGCGCGATCGAGACGACGTCGTGCAGCTGTCGGACGGCGCTGCCGGCAGCCGCACGGATCGACGCCGCGTCGACCCGGCTCCCCAGGCCGATGAGCGCCACGCTGCGCGCGGCGAGGCCGGGCGCCGGCAGCCGGACCAGCTGGTCCTTCGTGCCGCGGACGCCGAGCGCCGCGAGGTCGATCCCGAGGTCGACGACGGTGCCGTCGGCGGTGGGGGCGACGACGGCGGGCGAGCCGTCGGAGCCCGGGCGGACCCCGAGCACGAGGACGTCGGCGTCGACGCTGTCGGGGCGGTCGGAGGTGGTGTCGAGCGTGGGGCGGACCATAGCGCCAACCCTACTGACGCGCTCGTGCCGGACCGTCGGAGCTGTTCGCTCTGGGCGTGCAGCGGCGGTCGGGGGTGTCCGACGGCCCCGCCTAGCATGGTCGGGATGAACCCCGAAGACCTGTACACGCTGACCGCGGCAGCGGCGGACGTCCCGCCCGGTCTGCACCTGGTCGCGGGCCTGACGGGGTTCGCCGACGCCGGCACGGCGGTCGGTCAGGTGACCGAGACGCTGCTCGCCGGTCCGGGGGCGGTGCTCGTCGCGGAGTTCGATCCGGACATCCTGCTCGACTACCGGGCGCGCCGCCCGGTGATCACGTTCGACCGCGACCACATCGCCGAGGTCACGCCGTCCCGTCTGACGCTGCACCTCGTGCACGACGAACTCGGTCGCCCGTTCCTCTTCCTCTCCGGGTACGAGCCGGACTTCCAGTGGAACCGGTTCGTCCGCGCGGTGGTCGACCTCGCCGAGGACCTGGCCGTCACCGACACGACGTGGATCCAGTCCATCCCCATGCCCGTCCCGCACACCCGTCCGATCGGGATCACGGTGAGCGGGACACGCGCGGACCTCGTCGAGTCGATGAGCATCTGGAAGCCGCAGACCCAGGCACCGGCGAACGTGCTGCACCTCGTCGAGCACCGCATGAGCGAACTCGACCGCCAGGTCACCGGTCTCGTGCTGCTCGTCCCGCACTACCTGTCCGACACCGAGTACCCCGACGCCGCCGTCGCCGCGCTCTCCGGCATCGCGGCGGCGACCGGCCTGATCTTCCCGACGGACCGCCTCCGCGAACTCGGGCGCGACTTCCACAACCGCGTCGACGAGCAGGTCGCGGGCAACGGCGAGCTCGAGCACCTCGTGCAGGCACTCGAGGAGCGGCACGACACGTACGTCGAGGGCAACCCGGTGTCGTCGCCGCTCACCGGTGCCGACGGTGAGGTCCCGACGGCGGACGCGATCGCGGCCGAGCTCGAGCGCTTCCTGGCGGACCGCCGCCCGGACGGCCCCGACGGGGTCGCGGGCGACGCCACGCTCGACTGAGCCGCACGACGTCGGCAGCCGGAGCCGCACGGTCCAGAGGGCGGCCGCTGGATACGCTGGCGAGGATGAACTCCCGCCGCTCGTGGACCGTCTGGTCCGTCGCCGTGCTCGCCTACGTGCTGGCCGTGCTGCAGCGGTCGTCGCTCGGTGTGTCGGGCGTCCAGGCGCAGGAGCGGTTCGCCGTGTCCGCGGCCGTGCTCTCGACGCTGGCGGTCGTGCAGATCGCGGTGTACGCGGGCCTCCAGATCCCGGTCGGGATCCTGCTCGACCGGGTCGGGCCACGTCGGCTCGTCGCCGCCGGCGCGGCGTTGCTCGCGGTCGGTCAGGCGGTGGTCGCGATGTCACCGACGATCGGTCCCGCGATCGGCGGTCGGGTGCTCGTCGGCGCCGGCGACGCCATGACCTTCATCTCGGTGATCCGGCTGTTGCCGATGTGGTTCACCGGGCCGATCCTCCCGCAGATCTCGCAGTGGACCGGCAACCTGGGGCAGCTCGGGCAGATCGCTTCGGCGTTCCCGTTCGCGGTCCTGCTCCACGCCTCCGGGTGGAGCGCCGCGTACGGCGTCGCGGCCGCGGTGAGCCTCGCCGGGTTCGTGCTGGTCGCCGCGTTCGTCCGCAACGGTCCGATCGCGGTGCGGACGGACGCCATCCCGTTGCCCGGCTCGCGGCGCGGCGCGTTCTCGACGTTCGGGCAGGCGCTGCGGCGTCCCGGGACCCAGCTCGGCTTCTGGTCGCACTACGTCACGCAGTCGTCTGGGACCGTGTTCAGCCTGTTGTGGGGCGTGCCGATGCTCGAGCGCGGGCTCGGGTACTCCGCGACCGTGGCGGCGGCGTTCCTCACGGTAATCGTGCTCGTCGGGTTCGTGGTCGGCCCGGTCCTCGGGGTGCTCTGCGCACGCTTCCCGTTCCGGCGGTCGAACCTGGTGCTGACGATCGTGGGCGTCATCTTCGCCGCGTGGACGGCCGTGCTGCTCTGGCCCGGCGCTCCGCCGACGTGGCTCGTCGTCGTGCTCGTGGTGGTCCTCGGCGTGGGCGGCCCCGGGTCCCTCATCGGCTTCGACTTCGCGCGGACCTTCAACCCCGTCGGGTCGCTCGGTTCGGCGAACGGCGTCGTCAACGTCGGCGGGTTCCTGGCTGCCTTCGTCATGATGTACTGCATCGGCGTCGTGCTCGACGCGGTCCACGACCACACGGGCGCGGCGGTCTTCGCGTGGTCGTCCTTCCGGGTCGCCCTGCTCGTGCAGTACGTCGTGGTGGGGTTCGGCGTGGTGATGCTCCTCGTCGCGCGGCACCGCACGCGAGCACGGATCCACGCCGAGGACGGAATACGCGTCGGCCCCCTCTGGGTTGCTCTGGTGCGGCGTATGCGCGCCGGCCGTACGACGGACGGGCCGACCAGACCCTGACATCGCATCCCACCCGACCACGCATCGTGCGTTCGATCGACCTCGAGCGGACGACACGCGTCGGGCGGCGGCGGGACGTGCAATAATGGCGTACGGACCCGTTCGGGTCCTGGTACGCCGATCAGCGGCGAGCTCCGGCTCGTGGTGATCGGGGCACGAGGACTTGACATGGGTCCTCATGCTGCCCGGAACGCAGGGTCCTGACGTCGGTCCGCCGACGGCGGGGGCAGGACAGCGAGGGGCCGTCACGACCCAGGACGTGACACGACGAGAGAGGTGATCGCATGGCTGCCCGGAGCACGACGATCGATGCGACGAAGGCCACGGCCGACGCCGAGACGGTGGAGACCGCGACCGATGAGAACGCGGCACCCGCCGCGCCGAAGAAGCGCGCCCCCGCCAAGAAGGCCGCGCCGAAGAAGACGACCGCCAAGACCGCGCGCGGCAAGGCGGCCGCCCCCGCCGACGACGAGCCGGACACCGTCGAGGACGCGCCGGAGGACGCCGTCGACGTCGAGGCCGACGACACCGAGGTCGCGGCCGACTCCGAGGACAGCGACACCGAGGACGGCGAGGAGACCGAGTCCGAGGACACGGCGACCCCCGCGCCCGAGGCGGCCCCTCCGGCGGGCGCGCTCGTCATCTCGCAGGCCGACGACGACGAGGTCCCGGTCTACTCGACCACGATCACGGGCGCCACGGCGGACCCGGTCAAGGACTACCTGAAGCAGATCGGCAAGGTCCCGCTCCTGAACGCGGCCGAGGAGGTCGAGCTCGCGATGCGGATCGAGGCCGGCCTGTTCGCCGAGGACAAGCTCCAGCACGC
This window harbors:
- a CDS encoding leucyl aminopeptidase, which codes for MVRPTLDTTSDRPDSVDADVLVLGVRPGSDGSPAVVAPTADGTVVDLGIDLAALGVRGTKDQLVRLPAPGLAARSVALIGLGSRVDAASIRAAAGSAVRQLHDVVSIALGLPTDHEDLVDAALEGAALGTYTFTRHRGTGTTGPVRGDQRITVLAAAPAEATVRPAIVADAVALVRDLVNTAAADMAPEDVAEAALDAARGLPLDVEVLDVAALEEQGYGGILGVGRGSVRPPRLVVVRYAPDGASKHLALVGKGITFDSGGLSLKPAASMNGMKDDMTGAATVLAATVAAARLGLHVRVTAWLCLAENMPSGSATRPGDVLTLKNGKTVEVTNTDAEGRLVLGDGLAAASLEVPDAIVDVATLTGAQVVALGDRTSGLMGSDDLVDRVRAVAESVSELVWPMPLPDELDARLASEVADMVNATPGQPAAGMLLAGRFLERFVGTRPDGSTIPWAHLDIAGPAENKGGGYGWLGKGPTGVMVRTLVALAEQLQSEE
- a CDS encoding PAC2 family protein, with amino-acid sequence MVGMNPEDLYTLTAAAADVPPGLHLVAGLTGFADAGTAVGQVTETLLAGPGAVLVAEFDPDILLDYRARRPVITFDRDHIAEVTPSRLTLHLVHDELGRPFLFLSGYEPDFQWNRFVRAVVDLAEDLAVTDTTWIQSIPMPVPHTRPIGITVSGTRADLVESMSIWKPQTQAPANVLHLVEHRMSELDRQVTGLVLLVPHYLSDTEYPDAAVAALSGIAAATGLIFPTDRLRELGRDFHNRVDEQVAGNGELEHLVQALEERHDTYVEGNPVSSPLTGADGEVPTADAIAAELERFLADRRPDGPDGVAGDATLD
- a CDS encoding MFS transporter — protein: MNSRRSWTVWSVAVLAYVLAVLQRSSLGVSGVQAQERFAVSAAVLSTLAVVQIAVYAGLQIPVGILLDRVGPRRLVAAGAALLAVGQAVVAMSPTIGPAIGGRVLVGAGDAMTFISVIRLLPMWFTGPILPQISQWTGNLGQLGQIASAFPFAVLLHASGWSAAYGVAAAVSLAGFVLVAAFVRNGPIAVRTDAIPLPGSRRGAFSTFGQALRRPGTQLGFWSHYVTQSSGTVFSLLWGVPMLERGLGYSATVAAAFLTVIVLVGFVVGPVLGVLCARFPFRRSNLVLTIVGVIFAAWTAVLLWPGAPPTWLVVVLVVVLGVGGPGSLIGFDFARTFNPVGSLGSANGVVNVGGFLAAFVMMYCIGVVLDAVHDHTGAAVFAWSSFRVALLVQYVVVGFGVVMLLVARHRTRARIHAEDGIRVGPLWVALVRRMRAGRTTDGPTRP